The proteins below are encoded in one region of Silene latifolia isolate original U9 population chromosome 2, ASM4854445v1, whole genome shotgun sequence:
- the LOC141638246 gene encoding uncharacterized protein LOC141638246 gives MPEPSTLKDLRSLQGRLAYIRRFISNLAGRCHPFSHLMKKGAPFEWDESCRKAFDDIKKYLSNPPVLGAPIPGKSIILYISAQEHSMGALCAQENEDGKERALYYLSRTLVGAELDYSPIEKMCLALIFAIQKLRHYFQAHTVHVISKADPIKYILSRPVFSDDSPNGPSLLKQRYDIVYIPQKMYFDGAARQDGAGAGVIFISPEKHLLPYSFILPELCTNNAAEYQALIIGVQMALELGCKDLDIYGDAKLIINQLLGEYEVKEESLVPYHKLASRCLQKLDSVFLGHIQRSANKMADALANLAATLALGASIPSSVPICKKWVVLPEEEDDDLTEDVNAISVYVINKEDWRQPIIDYLEHKKLPTDLRHKMEVRRRSARFIYYKGILYRRSFNGLWL, from the exons ATGCCGGAACCGTCTACACTTAAAGATCTTCGAAGTCTTCAAGGTCGTTTAGCTTACATACGCCGATTCATTTCCAATTTGGCAGGACGATGTCACCCGTTTAGTCATCTAATGAAAAAAGGTGCTCCTTTCGAGTGGGATGAATCGTGTCGGAAAGCTTTCGATGACATCAAGAAGTATTTGTCAAATCCTCCAGTATTAGGAGCGCCAATTCCTGGGAAGTCGATCATTCTGTACATATCGGCCCAAGAACACTCGATGGGGGCATTATGTGCTCAAGAGAATGAAGACGGTAAAGAAAGAGCCCTATACTATTTGAGTCGCACACTTGTTGGAGCCGAATTGGATTATTCGCCCATTGAGAAGATGTGTTTAGCTCTCATCTTCGCCATCCAAAAGTTGCGCCATTACTTTCAAGCTCACACCGTCCACGTCATTTCTAAAGCTGATCCGATCAAGTACATTTTGTCGAGGCCGGTGTTCTCGGACGACTCGCCAAATGGGCCGTCTTTGTTGAAGCAAAGATATGACATAGTTTACATTCCTCAAAAG ATGTACTTTGATGGAGCCGCTCGTCAAGACGGAGCAGGAGCCGGAGTCATATTCATTTCGCCGGAAAAACATCTCCTGCCATATTCATTCATACTTCCAGAGTTGTGCACAAATAACGCCGCCGAATATCAAGCTTTGATCATAGGCGTACAAATGGCTCTCGAATTGGGATGCAAAGATCTAGACATATACGGTGATGCCAAGTTGATAATCAATCAATTGCTCGGCGAGTATGAAGTCAAAGAAGAAAGTCTTGTGCCATATCATAAATTAGCTTCCCGGTGCCTACAAAAACTTGATTCGGTCTTCTTAGGTCATATACAAAGGAGTGCCAACAAGATGGCCGACGCTCTGGCAAATCTCGCAGCCACTTTGGCACTGGGGGCAAGTATTCCTTCTTCAGTTCCGATTTGCAAAAAATGGGTAGTGTTGCCAGAAGAAGAAGATGACGATTTGACAGAAGACGTCAATGCAATTTCGGTCTACGTAATCAACAAAGAAGATTGGCGTCAGCCGATCATCGATTACTTAGAGCATAAAAAGTTGCCAACTGATCTCAGGCACAAGATGGAGGTGCGACGTCGCTCTGCTCGCTTCATATACTACAAAGGGATTTTATATCGCCGATCATTCAATGGACTTTGGTTATGA